In Acidimicrobiia bacterium, the following proteins share a genomic window:
- a CDS encoding SigE family RNA polymerase sigma factor — MGREAEASQEIRTLEAAPFAEFYEREYRPVVEFACALTGDRWAAEDLAQDAFIAAQRDWQKISGYDSPAAWVRRVVANKSVSRLRRTGAESRALLRLQHKAPAPPPQLSAESVEVWAAVRRLPKRQAQVIALTYLEDLSIQQIGEILECSPFTVKTHLQRGRATLAECLGTEGGTS; from the coding sequence ATGGGACGCGAGGCCGAAGCCTCACAGGAGATACGAACGCTCGAAGCGGCGCCGTTCGCGGAGTTCTATGAACGGGAGTACCGGCCCGTCGTCGAGTTTGCCTGTGCCTTGACCGGCGACCGGTGGGCTGCCGAGGATCTTGCCCAGGATGCGTTCATTGCCGCTCAGCGTGACTGGCAGAAGATCTCGGGGTACGACTCTCCCGCCGCCTGGGTGCGCAGGGTGGTCGCCAACAAGTCGGTGTCGAGACTCCGCCGAACCGGAGCGGAAAGCCGCGCTCTTCTCCGACTGCAACACAAGGCACCGGCACCTCCCCCGCAACTTTCGGCGGAGTCTGTCGAGGTATGGGCGGCGGTCCGCCGCCTCCCGAAGCGCCAGGCACAGGTCATCGCCCTCACCTATCTAGAAGACCTATCAATCCAGCAGATCGGCGAAATACTTGAATGCTCACCCTTCACGGTGAAGACCCACCTGCAGCGAGGTAGGGCAACTCTTGCCGAGTGCCTGGGAACAGAAGGGGGGACGTCATGA